A DNA window from Solirubrobacterales bacterium contains the following coding sequences:
- a CDS encoding holo-ACP synthase, producing MIGVGIDLLEIDRMEEALARRPRLAERIFTSEERAYAERHRRPAQHFAARFCAKESVAKALSLRAWAFREIEVVATGAAPRVRLTGRAAEAAEALGAEIRISLTHCNLTAGAVAIASVARER from the coding sequence ATGATTGGAGTCGGCATAGATCTGCTCGAAATCGACCGCATGGAGGAGGCGCTCGCGCGTCGTCCGCGGCTCGCCGAGCGGATTTTCACCAGCGAGGAGCGCGCCTACGCCGAGCGGCACAGGCGGCCGGCGCAGCACTTCGCCGCCCGTTTTTGCGCCAAGGAGTCGGTGGCGAAGGCACTGAGCCTGCGGGCGTGGGCGTTCCGCGAGATTGAGGTCGTCGCGACTGGTGCGGCACCGCGTGTCCGCCTGACCGGACGCGCCGCAGAGGCCGCCGAAGCGCTCGGCGCGGAGATCCGAATTTCGCTCACGCACTGCAACCTGACCGCAGGCGCGGTTGCGATCGCTTCGGTTGCCCGGGAGCGCTGA
- a CDS encoding NAD(P)H-hydrate dehydratase: MMPYTTIPRWADPLYDADAMRAADAWAIDHEKIPSLDLMELAGQAIARAALEPAPEGPILIICGKGNNGGDGLVAARLLRENRDRLGDKQVAVMLLGDPAELSPDANANLQRLPGDPPHAFDAGLISQAGVIVDAMLGTGAKGAPTGVIAEAVTAINRRSSVARVIAVDNPTGVNASTGQVEGDGVYAELTISLHAPKVGQFVAPGVFLCGEVRVADIGIPPEAFDGAGAEPAAGTIGPRVLRLAPRRDDASSKFSSGVLGVVGGSTGLTGAPCMSAMAGQRTGAGYVTVYVPRSLNLIFEQRLLEAMSVPLDDDDGALLDSSLDDLAERSERCDALVVGPGIGRADSTGRLVAGLLARSTKPVLLDADGLFPFSGAIEQLKREAPLLITPHSGELARLLGVSSDDVDGARVAHAQEAADRSGAVVILKGSDTVVAAPGMAPLLNTLKAPGLATAGTGDVLSGIAGAYLAKGLGAREAAAAAVYAHALAGREASERHGAEHMIASDVISLLPTVLA, translated from the coding sequence ATGATGCCTTACACGACGATTCCCCGCTGGGCCGATCCGCTCTACGACGCCGACGCCATGCGCGCCGCCGACGCCTGGGCGATCGATCACGAGAAGATCCCGTCGCTCGATCTGATGGAGCTGGCCGGTCAGGCGATCGCGCGCGCGGCGCTGGAGCCCGCGCCCGAGGGTCCGATCCTGATCATCTGTGGCAAGGGCAACAACGGTGGTGACGGCCTGGTCGCCGCTCGGCTGCTGCGCGAGAATCGCGACAGGCTCGGTGACAAGCAGGTCGCCGTGATGCTGCTTGGAGACCCGGCCGAGTTGTCGCCCGATGCGAACGCAAATCTTCAGCGACTCCCGGGCGATCCGCCGCACGCTTTCGACGCGGGGCTGATTTCGCAGGCAGGCGTGATCGTGGACGCGATGCTCGGTACCGGGGCAAAAGGCGCTCCGACCGGAGTGATCGCTGAGGCCGTAACGGCGATCAACCGGCGGTCCTCCGTGGCGCGTGTTATCGCTGTGGACAATCCGACGGGCGTCAATGCCTCTACTGGTCAGGTCGAAGGCGACGGCGTCTACGCCGAGTTGACGATCAGCCTGCATGCGCCGAAGGTCGGGCAGTTTGTTGCCCCCGGCGTGTTTCTCTGCGGAGAGGTTCGCGTCGCCGACATCGGTATCCCGCCCGAGGCATTTGATGGCGCAGGCGCAGAGCCGGCCGCCGGCACGATCGGGCCCAGAGTCCTCAGGCTGGCGCCGCGCCGCGACGACGCGAGTAGCAAGTTCAGCTCCGGCGTGCTCGGCGTGGTGGGTGGATCGACTGGTTTGACTGGCGCGCCCTGCATGTCTGCGATGGCCGGTCAGCGCACGGGGGCGGGGTACGTGACGGTCTACGTGCCGCGCAGCCTGAACTTGATCTTCGAGCAACGGCTGCTCGAGGCGATGTCCGTCCCGCTTGATGACGATGACGGCGCGCTACTTGACAGCTCGCTTGACGACCTGGCCGAACGCAGCGAGCGCTGCGATGCGCTGGTGGTCGGTCCGGGAATCGGTCGGGCAGACTCAACCGGTCGCCTCGTGGCGGGCCTGCTCGCGCGCAGCACCAAGCCTGTGCTGCTTGACGCAGACGGGCTGTTTCCGTTTTCCGGCGCGATCGAGCAGCTCAAGCGCGAGGCTCCTTTGCTGATCACGCCGCACAGCGGTGAGCTCGCACGGTTGCTGGGTGTTTCGAGCGACGACGTCGACGGCGCTCGCGTTGCGCACGCGCAGGAGGCCGCCGATCGTAGCGGCGCGGTAGTGATCTTGAAGGGCTCCGACACGGTCGTAGCCGCACCGGGGATGGCGCCGCTCTTGAACACGCTGAAGGCCCCGGGTCTTGCCACGGCAGGAACCGGCGACGTGCTCTCTGGCATTGCGGGCGCGTACCTCGCCAAAGGGCTTGGCGCTCGCGAGGCGGCGGCCGCAGCGGTGTACGCGCATGCGCTTGCCGGTCGCGAGGCGTCCGAGCGCCACGGCGCCGAACACATGATCGCGAGCGACGTGATTTCGCTCTTGCCGACCGTGCTTGCGTAA
- the alr gene encoding alanine racemase, with translation MATSDVEKTTLRRSVAQVDLDAISKNVEFLRAQLTGGSKLCAVVKADGYGHGCAQVAQAAVRGGARRLAVVTVEEAALVANLELGVPVILLAPINDDEIVAAAATGAELTVWNTAQVESAARAAGLLGRDTKLHVKLDSGMARFGARGSDEALQAIATADQMARVEPVAVWTHFATADEPGDDYFPHQLERFTAFVEAARELRPELLAHAANSAALLRDPASHFDFARAGIAIYGLDPFGGDAVATGLAPALSLHSYIASVREVGAGESVGYGRRFIAESDTRIATIPIGYGDGWRRILSNNSDVLIAGKRYPQRGTVSMDSIMVELGAGSTIDPGTPVVLIGRDGLEAISAEEVAERAQTINYEITCGLTARTARDYCRDGD, from the coding sequence GTGGCTACTTCGGACGTAGAGAAGACGACGCTCCGCCGCTCGGTGGCGCAGGTGGACCTCGACGCGATCTCAAAGAACGTCGAGTTCCTGCGTGCGCAGTTGACGGGCGGCTCCAAGTTATGCGCTGTCGTGAAGGCCGACGGCTACGGGCATGGCTGCGCGCAGGTCGCGCAGGCCGCCGTGCGCGGCGGCGCGAGGCGTCTCGCCGTCGTCACGGTCGAGGAGGCCGCGCTGGTCGCAAACCTCGAGCTTGGCGTTCCCGTGATTCTGCTTGCGCCGATCAACGACGACGAGATCGTTGCCGCGGCCGCAACGGGAGCCGAGCTAACCGTATGGAACACCGCGCAGGTTGAATCGGCCGCGCGCGCCGCAGGCTTGCTCGGTCGCGACACAAAACTTCACGTGAAGCTCGACAGCGGAATGGCTCGCTTCGGCGCGCGAGGCAGCGACGAAGCGCTGCAAGCGATTGCGACTGCGGACCAGATGGCGCGAGTCGAGCCCGTCGCGGTCTGGACCCACTTCGCCACCGCCGACGAACCCGGCGACGACTACTTCCCGCACCAGCTTGAGCGGTTCACGGCGTTCGTCGAGGCAGCCCGAGAACTCCGACCGGAGCTACTGGCCCACGCCGCCAACAGCGCCGCGCTTCTGCGCGATCCGGCCAGCCACTTCGATTTCGCGCGCGCGGGCATCGCAATCTACGGACTCGATCCCTTCGGCGGCGACGCGGTTGCCACCGGGCTCGCTCCAGCACTCAGCCTGCACTCCTACATCGCATCCGTGCGCGAGGTCGGCGCTGGCGAGTCGGTTGGGTACGGACGACGATTCATCGCCGAGTCCGACACCCGCATCGCCACTATCCCGATCGGATACGGAGACGGCTGGCGCCGGATCCTCTCCAACAACAGCGACGTCCTGATCGCCGGCAAGCGCTACCCACAGCGCGGCACGGTCAGCATGGACAGCATCATGGTCGAGCTTGGCGCAGGCAGCACGATCGATCCCGGAACGCCCGTCGTTCTGATCGGTCGCGACGGGCTCGAGGCAATCAGCGCCGAAGAGGTCGCCGAGCGCGCCCAGACGATCAACTACGAGATCACCTGTGGCCTCACGGCCCGTACCGCCCGCGACTATTGTCGCGACGGCGACTGA
- a CDS encoding HD domain-containing protein — MASRPVPPATIVATATEVLDLTVRADIAELAAASDSLAATRAGLPERGAGAWFVGGAVRDLMLGLPVTDVDIAVAGDSRKTARALHAALGGDIFSLSDRFGTWRVHASGGFQIDVSGLRGATIEEDLSHRDFTVNAIALSACDDTLTDPYGGEADVARKLMRLVAERAYDDDPLRPLRLPRLAAVLGFEIDPETADATRRHAPRVSEPAAERVFAELRGLIGCDGALRGMRLLDELGLTAIVLPELSALKGVDQSAYHHLDAYEHTLEVLERTMELERTDYRVFGNHAAGVAALLGEELADELTLAGGLRWAALLHDVAKSETRVEMPDGRIGFPGHDKRGAEMARAICKRLNASQRFSQYVSALTRHHLQLGFLVHQQPLPRRALYEYLVTTEPVEVEVGVLSVADRLATRGRKSDEAIVAHVELAVEITDAALDFRNHPLPPLLRGDELAQALGITPGPRLGELLRRIAEAQFVGEVSTADEAVAIARTWL, encoded by the coding sequence GTGGCCTCACGGCCCGTACCGCCCGCGACTATTGTCGCGACGGCGACTGAGGTTCTGGACTTGACGGTTCGGGCCGACATCGCCGAGCTGGCGGCGGCCAGCGACTCGCTCGCCGCGACGCGCGCCGGGCTGCCCGAGCGTGGGGCGGGGGCATGGTTTGTCGGCGGCGCGGTGCGGGACCTGATGCTCGGCCTACCAGTGACCGACGTGGACATAGCCGTCGCCGGCGACTCGCGCAAGACCGCGCGGGCGCTGCACGCCGCGTTGGGGGGCGACATCTTCTCGCTCTCTGATCGCTTCGGTACCTGGCGTGTGCACGCGAGCGGCGGCTTTCAGATCGATGTCTCGGGTCTTCGCGGCGCGACGATCGAGGAGGATCTTTCGCACCGCGACTTCACGGTGAACGCGATCGCCCTTTCTGCCTGCGACGACACGCTGACCGACCCCTACGGCGGCGAAGCCGACGTTGCTCGCAAATTGATGCGCCTGGTCGCCGAGCGCGCATACGACGACGACCCGCTGCGCCCGCTGCGTCTTCCGCGACTGGCAGCAGTTCTCGGCTTTGAGATCGATCCCGAGACCGCGGACGCCACCCGTCGGCACGCGCCGCGTGTTTCCGAGCCGGCGGCAGAACGCGTCTTCGCCGAGCTGCGTGGGCTGATCGGCTGCGACGGAGCGCTGCGCGGCATGCGCCTGCTGGATGAGCTCGGCCTGACGGCGATCGTCCTGCCGGAGCTTTCGGCGCTGAAGGGCGTGGATCAGTCGGCGTACCACCACCTCGATGCCTACGAGCACACGCTCGAGGTGCTCGAGCGGACGATGGAGCTCGAGCGGACTGACTATCGCGTCTTCGGCAACCATGCCGCTGGCGTGGCTGCCCTGCTCGGCGAGGAGCTGGCAGATGAACTGACGCTGGCCGGCGGCCTGCGCTGGGCCGCGCTGCTCCACGACGTCGCCAAGAGCGAGACCAGGGTCGAAATGCCCGACGGGCGGATCGGATTCCCCGGCCATGACAAGCGCGGTGCCGAGATGGCGCGGGCGATCTGCAAGCGCCTGAACGCGAGCCAGCGTTTCTCGCAGTACGTCTCGGCGCTCACGCGCCACCACCTGCAACTCGGCTTTCTGGTTCATCAACAGCCGCTTCCGCGCCGGGCGCTCTACGAGTACCTCGTGACCACGGAGCCGGTTGAGGTTGAGGTCGGCGTGTTGTCGGTCGCCGACCGACTGGCAACGCGTGGCCGCAAGTCCGACGAAGCGATCGTCGCCCACGTTGAGCTTGCCGTCGAGATCACCGACGCAGCGCTCGACTTTCGAAATCACCCGCTGCCGCCGCTTCTGCGCGGAGATGAACTGGCTCAGGCGCTCGGAATAACCCCCGGTCCGCGGCTCGGGGAATTGCTAAGGAGAATCGCCGAGGCGCAGTTCGTGGGCGAGGTGAGCACTGCCGACGAGGCCGTGGCCATCGCTCGAACGTGGCTGTAG
- a CDS encoding HIT family protein: MSNDPDCIFCGIATRTGPAEVVEADDKAIAFLDIAPATRGHTLVIPRNHAADLLEIDPEDLAHVANMAQSIARRMPDALGCDGVNLLNSCGSAAWQTVFHFHMHVIPRYVDDPLRLPWTPGEPQFDALPAVAQLLR; the protein is encoded by the coding sequence GTGAGCAACGATCCCGACTGCATCTTCTGCGGCATCGCGACCCGCACCGGCCCGGCCGAGGTGGTCGAGGCCGACGACAAGGCGATTGCGTTTCTCGACATCGCCCCGGCGACTCGCGGACACACACTGGTGATACCGCGAAACCACGCCGCCGACTTGCTCGAGATCGATCCAGAAGATCTCGCGCACGTGGCAAATATGGCCCAATCGATCGCCAGGCGGATGCCGGACGCGCTCGGTTGTGACGGAGTGAATCTGCTCAATTCATGCGGAAGCGCGGCATGGCAGACGGTTTTTCACTTCCACATGCACGTCATCCCACGCTACGTCGACGATCCGCTGAGGCTGCCGTGGACGCCGGGCGAGCCGCAATTTGATGCCCTCCCGGCGGTCGCGCAACTGCTGCGCTGA
- the infA gene encoding translation initiation factor IF-1 → MGKEEKIEMEGEILEALPNTMFKVKLDNDHEVLGHISGKMRRHYIRILPGDRIKIELSPYDLSRGRITYRYK, encoded by the coding sequence ATGGGAAAAGAAGAAAAAATTGAGATGGAGGGCGAGATTCTCGAAGCCCTCCCGAACACGATGTTCAAGGTCAAGCTGGACAACGACCACGAAGTGCTCGGACACATCTCGGGCAAAATGCGTCGTCACTACATCAGGATCCTTCCGGGTGACCGCATAAAGATCGAGCTTTCGCCGTACGACCTCTCAAGAGGTCGCATAACTTACCGCTACAAGTAG
- a CDS encoding ABC transporter permease, which yields MTGIAEGFRLVGALARRGMNEIIRVPGASLPGVLAPSIFMLGTYSVFGGLALLPGFGNGDYLNWILPVGFIQSAAFTGAATGVNLARDIESGWFDRMLLAPAPRWVVLGGLVVSAGVRVLLPALLLVAIGMLAGLHWPGVGGIIISFIAAAGLSAVMALWSCGLAMKFRSQDAAPLMQSSGFMLMQLSAVYAPIALLAPWLQQVARVNPFTYVLDAVRAPYIASTTWHTIWPALIAMAGMIALSAWFAVWRIGRMNEV from the coding sequence ATGACCGGCATCGCAGAAGGCTTCCGCCTCGTCGGCGCACTCGCGCGGCGCGGCATGAACGAAATCATCCGCGTGCCGGGTGCATCGCTGCCCGGCGTGCTCGCACCGTCAATCTTCATGCTCGGCACATACTCGGTCTTCGGCGGGCTCGCTCTGCTGCCCGGTTTCGGCAACGGCGATTACCTCAACTGGATCCTGCCGGTCGGCTTCATCCAGTCGGCGGCATTCACGGGCGCGGCGACCGGAGTGAACCTCGCCCGCGACATCGAGAGCGGCTGGTTTGACCGCATGCTGCTAGCCCCCGCCCCACGCTGGGTCGTGCTCGGCGGGCTCGTCGTATCGGCTGGCGTGCGCGTGCTTCTCCCCGCGCTGCTGCTGGTGGCAATCGGGATGCTCGCCGGACTGCACTGGCCGGGAGTCGGCGGAATCATCATTTCGTTCATCGCGGCCGCCGGGCTGTCCGCAGTCATGGCGCTGTGGAGCTGCGGCCTGGCGATGAAGTTCCGCTCACAAGACGCAGCGCCGCTGATGCAGTCATCGGGCTTCATGCTGATGCAGCTTTCTGCTGTCTACGCCCCGATTGCGCTGCTCGCCCCGTGGCTGCAGCAGGTCGCCCGCGTAAACCCGTTCACCTACGTGCTCGACGCGGTTCGCGCGCCCTACATCGCCTCGACCACATGGCACACGATCTGGCCAGCACTGATCGCGATGGCAGGCATGATTGCGCTGTCAGCGTGGTTCGCCGTGTGGCGAATCGGGCGAATGAACGAGGTTTGA
- a CDS encoding ABC transporter permease encodes MSLAYLRIVWAIGSRQLTRVVRKPQMLTPIFLVPTMFLVVTSGGAAQAVNLPGFPEVDSFFQFALAGAIIQSTMLGGLMTGIALSVDVDSGFFDRMIVAPIPRSALVIGRVAGTAVIALFQATLYLALGVIFGAPIEGGLLGVIIILTLAALSSASLGGLAVALSLRAQAQWVQGMFPFVFVIIFLSSAFFPRELLTGPAETIATYNPISYLAEGVRGPIIDGNSGVVELKAFVVGIGLALFTSLAAVWALRVRLGGSR; translated from the coding sequence ATGAGTCTCGCCTACCTGCGCATCGTCTGGGCGATCGGCTCAAGACAGCTGACGCGCGTCGTGCGCAAGCCGCAGATGCTCACACCGATCTTCCTCGTGCCGACGATGTTCCTGGTCGTCACCTCCGGCGGCGCCGCGCAAGCGGTCAACCTGCCGGGCTTTCCGGAGGTCGACAGCTTCTTCCAGTTCGCGCTCGCCGGGGCGATCATCCAGTCGACGATGCTCGGCGGGCTGATGACGGGAATCGCGCTCTCGGTCGACGTCGACAGCGGTTTCTTCGATCGCATGATCGTCGCGCCGATCCCACGCTCGGCCCTCGTGATCGGTCGCGTTGCAGGCACCGCCGTGATCGCGCTCTTTCAGGCCACGCTGTATCTCGCGCTCGGCGTGATTTTCGGCGCGCCGATTGAGGGTGGCTTGCTTGGCGTGATCATCATCCTGACCCTCGCGGCACTCTCGAGCGCTTCGCTGGGCGGACTCGCCGTCGCGCTCTCTTTGCGGGCCCAGGCCCAGTGGGTCCAGGGGATGTTCCCATTTGTTTTCGTGATCATCTTTCTGTCCTCGGCCTTCTTCCCGCGCGAACTGCTCACCGGACCGGCCGAAACGATCGCCACGTACAACCCGATCAGCTACCTCGCCGAAGGCGTGCGCGGGCCGATCATCGACGGCAACAGCGGGGTCGTCGAGCTGAAGGCGTTCGTGGTCGGTATCGGGCTGGCGTTGTTCACGTCGCTGGCAGCCGTGTGGGCACTACGCGTGCGCCTCGGAGGATCCCGATGA
- a CDS encoding ATP-binding cassette domain-containing protein, translated as MTPVIEVEGLVREFKGPNGTTLPAVDGVDLAVQEGEVYGFLGPNGAGKTTLVRMLVTLLRPTRGTARVGGSDIVREPGKVRAAIGVTLQEAALDPLMTGFELLQLQATLHGLRKKDASKKADELLERVDLVRAKDARLGTYSGGMRRRLDLAMSLIHDPKVLFLDEPTTGLDPISRKVLWDEVRALNDSGTTVFLTTQYLEEADALADRVGIISGGRLVAEDTPANLKADVGAARLEVTIHDEAQRARAGELLGRHGKLLDPRPGVNFYLQLAQGETRLAPYVLELDQAGITVDRIDLVEPTLDDVFLLKTGAHLEDDDTDQA; from the coding sequence ATGACTCCCGTGATTGAAGTTGAAGGGCTCGTTCGCGAGTTCAAGGGCCCGAATGGCACAACTCTACCGGCTGTGGACGGAGTAGACCTGGCAGTGCAGGAAGGCGAGGTCTACGGCTTTCTCGGCCCCAACGGCGCCGGAAAGACGACTCTCGTGCGCATGCTCGTGACCCTTCTGCGCCCGACCCGAGGCACCGCCCGCGTCGGTGGCAGCGACATCGTTCGCGAGCCGGGCAAGGTCCGAGCAGCGATCGGCGTGACGCTCCAGGAAGCCGCGCTCGACCCGCTGATGACTGGCTTTGAGCTTCTGCAACTTCAGGCGACATTGCATGGACTGCGCAAAAAAGATGCGTCCAAAAAGGCCGATGAGCTGCTTGAGCGCGTCGATCTTGTGCGCGCCAAAGACGCCCGCCTGGGCACCTACTCCGGCGGAATGCGCCGCAGGCTCGACCTCGCGATGTCGCTGATCCACGACCCGAAGGTGCTCTTTCTGGATGAGCCGACGACGGGCCTCGATCCGATCAGCCGGAAAGTGCTGTGGGACGAGGTGCGCGCGCTCAACGACAGTGGGACGACTGTTTTCTTGACCACGCAGTACCTCGAGGAAGCTGACGCCCTGGCCGACCGCGTCGGAATCATCTCGGGCGGCAGACTTGTGGCCGAGGACACTCCAGCCAACCTCAAGGCAGACGTTGGCGCAGCACGACTCGAAGTCACTATTCACGATGAAGCCCAACGAGCGCGAGCGGGCGAACTGCTCGGCAGACACGGCAAGTTGCTCGACCCACGCCCGGGTGTGAACTTTTACCTCCAGCTTGCTCAGGGCGAAACACGGCTCGCCCCGTACGTGCTCGAGCTCGATCAGGCGGGAATCACCGTCGACCGGATCGACCTCGTCGAGCCGACGCTCGACGACGTCTTTCTGCTCAAGACCGGCGCCCACCTCGAAGACGACGACACGGATCAGGCATGA